A DNA window from Mucilaginibacter xinganensis contains the following coding sequences:
- the nuoH gene encoding NADH-quinone oxidoreductase subunit NuoH, whose protein sequence is MGLADIAIKFALIIIIFLISLVIAMYSTYAERKIAAFFQDRIGPNRAGPWGILQPLADGGKMFLKEEIIPTNASPFLFIAGPSLAILTACIGSAVIPWGQTIIIGTHVVPLQVTDINVGILYIFGVVSLGVYGVMIGGWASNNKYSLLGAIRAASQNISYEISMGLSIIALLMVTGTLSLKEIAEQQHGWHWNVLYQPVGFLLFIICAFAETNRTPFDLPECETELVGGYHTEYSSMKLGFYLFAEYINMFISSAVMATLYWGGYNYPGMDWVLAHTGPTIAPLLGVVVMFAKVFLFIFFFMWVRWTIPRFRYDQLMDLGWKILIPLAIANIIVTGVWITFIK, encoded by the coding sequence ATGGGACTAGCAGACATAGCAATTAAATTTGCACTGATAATAATTATATTTTTGATCAGCCTGGTTATTGCCATGTATTCCACCTATGCTGAACGCAAAATTGCGGCTTTTTTCCAGGACAGGATAGGCCCTAACCGCGCCGGGCCGTGGGGTATTTTACAACCACTTGCAGATGGTGGCAAAATGTTTTTAAAAGAAGAGATTATCCCAACCAATGCCAGTCCTTTCTTATTCATAGCGGGGCCATCGCTGGCTATTCTTACCGCCTGTATAGGCTCGGCAGTTATCCCTTGGGGTCAAACCATTATTATCGGTACGCACGTTGTGCCATTGCAGGTTACTGATATTAATGTGGGGATACTTTATATTTTTGGCGTAGTGTCCTTAGGTGTGTATGGCGTAATGATAGGCGGCTGGGCATCAAACAACAAATATTCACTGTTGGGCGCTATCCGCGCAGCATCACAGAATATCAGTTATGAAATTTCAATGGGCCTTTCTATCATCGCTTTATTGATGGTAACCGGCACGTTAAGCCTGAAAGAAATTGCAGAACAGCAGCACGGGTGGCACTGGAATGTGCTCTACCAGCCGGTAGGCTTCCTGTTATTCATCATATGCGCCTTTGCCGAAACTAACCGTACGCCTTTTGATTTGCCTGAGTGCGAAACGGAACTGGTGGGAGGGTATCATACCGAGTACTCTTCTATGAAATTGGGTTTTTACCTTTTTGCGGAGTACATCAACATGTTTATTTCGTCGGCAGTGATGGCTACCCTGTATTGGGGTGGTTATAACTACCCGGGTATGGATTGGGTGCTTGCACACACAGGGCCAACCATCGCTCCGTTGCTAGGGGTAGTGGTAATGTTTGCCAAGGTGTTTTTATTTATCTTCTTCTTTATGTGGGTGCGCTGGACTATTCCGCGTTTCCGTTATGATCAGTTGATGGACCTCGGCTGGAAGATTTTGATACCACTGGCTATAGCCAATATAATTGTTACAGGAGTTTGG